A region from the Bacteroidota bacterium genome encodes:
- a CDS encoding outer membrane beta-barrel protein produces the protein MKKTLTLLLCVVSIAASAQEFRYGFYLSPTKNTFVPEGDLYTPYGENGGFQYGILLEQTFGKGEHIGLGAGITMDYFQSGLESLEAGQNKDTKNWDVRPRYIEIPVAVKLRTGQLGKLTPYLQGGITYASAIRARGDYTLNGQV, from the coding sequence ATGAAAAAAACGCTCACGCTCCTCTTGTGCGTAGTATCTATTGCTGCGAGTGCCCAGGAATTCCGTTATGGATTTTATCTTTCTCCCACAAAAAATACCTTTGTTCCGGAAGGTGACCTTTACACTCCATATGGAGAAAATGGAGGATTTCAATATGGAATATTATTGGAACAAACATTTGGTAAGGGAGAACATATTGGGTTAGGTGCCGGAATAACCATGGATTATTTCCAAAGCGGATTAGAATCGCTTGAAGCAGGTCAAAACAAGGATACAAAGAATTGGGATGTTCGTCCGCGATATATTGAAATTCCGGTTGCTGTCAAATTAAGAACAGGTCAACTTGGAAAACTCACTCCTTATTTACAGGGAGGAATAACATATGCTTCTGCAATTCGTGCGAGAGGCGATTATACTTTAAATGGACAGGTATGA
- a CDS encoding outer membrane beta-barrel protein, whose protein sequence is MKKIFVVLFTFISLVVNAQQFRYGGFIAPQISFWSVEGDLYANNGNGFGYQIGVMADQTIGSKERFAISTGLTWNAAPGGFVSASLQNNTGKEWHWKVNTLDIPISIRLRSDQLKKTVLYAQYGVNIGITMSTSIKNEKGNDGSQGFEYEKINPSLAMGFGIENQINDKMTLLIGTYFINGVKNMIIDDANDDNMFPQQVGLKCGILF, encoded by the coding sequence ATGAAAAAAATATTTGTCGTTTTATTTACTTTTATATCGCTTGTAGTAAATGCACAACAATTCAGATATGGTGGATTTATTGCACCACAAATAAGTTTCTGGAGCGTGGAAGGTGATCTTTATGCGAACAATGGGAATGGATTTGGTTATCAAATAGGAGTAATGGCCGATCAAACAATTGGAAGTAAAGAAAGATTTGCCATCTCCACAGGACTAACATGGAATGCAGCACCGGGAGGTTTTGTTTCCGCTTCATTACAAAATAACACGGGTAAAGAATGGCATTGGAAAGTAAATACTTTGGATATCCCAATTTCTATACGTTTGCGTTCTGATCAATTAAAGAAAACGGTATTATATGCGCAGTATGGTGTAAATATCGGTATTACCATGAGCACATCCATAAAAAATGAAAAGGGCAACGATGGTTCACAGGGATTCGAATACGAAAAAATAAACCCAAGTCTCGCAATGGGATTCGGTATCGAAAATCAAATCAATGATAAAATGACCTTATTAATTGGAACCTACTTTATTAATGGTGTTAAAAATATGATAATTGATGATGCCAATGATGATAATATGTTTCCACAGCAGGTGGGGTTAAAATGTGGGATACTCTTTTAA
- a CDS encoding GxxExxY protein — protein sequence MINEKYKYSDITAKIIGCAMEVHKILGNGFQERIYQRALAIEMELQGLNFSREQEMQVYYKFHKVGTRRADFLVEKVVSVETKAVSKMDEGDLSQAINYLEVYNLEVGLLINFGAKSLQFKRLINSKFNNIIPPQ from the coding sequence ATGATAAACGAAAAGTACAAATACTCTGACATCACAGCAAAAATTATTGGCTGTGCAATGGAAGTACACAAGATATTGGGAAATGGATTTCAGGAAAGGATCTATCAGCGGGCACTCGCAATTGAAATGGAATTACAAGGATTGAATTTCAGTCGGGAACAGGAAATGCAAGTATATTATAAATTTCATAAAGTAGGAACAAGAAGAGCTGATTTTTTAGTAGAAAAAGTAGTCTCCGTAGAAACAAAAGCCGTAAGTAAAATGGACGAAGGCGATCTTAGTCAAGCAATTAATTACCTGGAGGTCTATAACCTCGAAGTAGGCCTCCTCATCAATTTTGGAGCAAAAAGCCTTCAATTCAAACGCCTCATAAATTCAAAATTCAACAATATCATTCCCCCTCAATAA
- a CDS encoding DUF4919 domain-containing protein → MKKLFQNVLFISLIITSQLAIAQVDNYAKNSKLFDDEELRFENERKTNPDSAEVYWKHGNVTASFTFNAQKDAWKYFEKALSFDSSKVIYFVDYGKYLQTMKYYSAAKILYARALKIFPEDNDLLDGAKSTENYLSANQKITQLSDYGKAPNPLHPKAPDYAKVIDFDNLIAQTTDKKSEYNYDKLIEKFIKGTELSDAQVYMLLIGFTQKPEYNPYTAEADVVFKLNDEKKFTEAITEANKLLETNPLLPALYKELIYAHRNLDDEERAEENLKKLHSILNAMLYTGDGSCDKPYVTLWLKEEYTLLKYLDYKKTGAVDITTCAGLMADKIHVTHITTNQKSEICFNTYLIFKEMMEK, encoded by the coding sequence ATGAAAAAACTCTTCCAAAATGTATTATTCATTTCATTAATAATAACAAGTCAATTGGCAATTGCGCAGGTGGACAATTATGCTAAAAACAGCAAATTATTTGATGATGAGGAATTGCGATTTGAAAACGAACGCAAAACAAACCCCGATAGTGCCGAAGTGTATTGGAAGCATGGAAACGTAACCGCAAGTTTTACCTTTAATGCACAAAAAGACGCATGGAAATATTTTGAAAAGGCACTTTCATTCGATTCTTCAAAAGTGATCTATTTTGTTGATTATGGAAAATATCTTCAAACAATGAAATATTATTCTGCTGCAAAAATTTTGTATGCCAGAGCTTTAAAAATATTTCCTGAAGATAATGATCTGCTGGATGGCGCAAAATCCACCGAGAACTATCTCTCTGCAAATCAGAAAATTACGCAATTAAGTGATTATGGAAAGGCGCCAAATCCATTACACCCAAAAGCTCCGGATTATGCAAAGGTTATCGACTTCGACAATTTAATAGCTCAAACCACAGATAAAAAATCCGAATATAATTATGATAAATTAATTGAAAAATTTATTAAAGGCACGGAGCTTTCAGATGCACAAGTGTACATGTTATTAATTGGATTTACCCAAAAGCCTGAATACAATCCATATACGGCGGAAGCGGATGTTGTTTTTAAATTGAATGATGAAAAAAAATTTACGGAGGCAATTACCGAAGCAAACAAATTGTTGGAAACCAATCCTTTATTACCAGCATTATACAAAGAATTAATTTATGCACACAGAAATCTTGATGACGAAGAACGTGCAGAAGAAAATCTGAAAAAACTGCACAGTATTTTAAACGCAATGTTATATACGGGTGATGGAAGTTGCGATAAACCCTATGTTACCCTGTGGTTAAAGGAAGAATATACTTTACTAAAGTATTTGGACTATAAAAAAACCGGTGCTGTTGACATAACCACCTGTGCGGGATTAATGGCGGATAAAATTCATGTTACCCATATAACCACTAATCAAAAAAGTGAAATTTGTTTTAATACCTATCTTATTTTTAAAGAAATGATGGAAAAATAA
- a CDS encoding zeta toxin family protein has translation MSDKNLFIIAGCNGAGKTTASFTILPEIIKCNEFVNADEIARGLSPFQPEKVSFEAGRIMLTRINELLSENVSFAFETTLSTRSYNNKINQAKQKGYTVTLIFFWLQNVELAKERVKIRVSEGGHNIEPEIIERRYKNGIKNLFDIYLPIVDGAFIFDNSNGKHEILARKTIDGQLTIIDKFKFNELKQNYDHS, from the coding sequence ATGAGCGACAAAAACCTCTTCATAATTGCAGGTTGTAACGGAGCCGGTAAAACTACTGCCTCCTTTACGATTTTACCTGAAATTATTAAATGTAATGAGTTTGTTAATGCGGATGAGATTGCCCGAGGTTTATCGCCATTCCAGCCAGAAAAAGTATCATTTGAAGCCGGTCGGATAATGCTGACAAGAATAAATGAACTACTTTCAGAAAATGTTAGTTTCGCATTTGAAACAACACTTTCCACCAGAAGCTACAATAATAAAATCAATCAGGCAAAACAAAAAGGGTATACGGTAACCTTAATTTTTTTTTGGTTACAGAATGTAGAATTGGCAAAAGAACGCGTAAAAATCCGGGTTTCAGAAGGAGGACATAACATTGAACCTGAAATAATAGAGAGACGTTATAAAAATGGCATAAAAAATTTATTTGATATTTATTTGCCAATTGTTGATGGTGCTTTTATATTTGATAATTCAAATGGTAAACATGAAATTTTAGCTAGAAAAACTATTGACGGACAACTAACTATTATTGACAAATTTAAATTTAATGAATTAAAACAAAATTATGACCACAGTTAA
- a CDS encoding T9SS type A sorting domain-containing protein: MVGGAGYCNLTGDITDPGNGSTDYWLIKLCGDITNIIDSLCENTSYILPDGSITYEPGEYTVILTNIMGCDSVINITLNTHQVDPSIYIDDETLFASDTGALEYHWMDCSNKELIEGADTYFYSPTFSGSYALIITDAYNCVDTSDCYSIIVDDITTGKLPNKLIIYPNPASNYLIIEINDELINAKVEIMNIEGKLISTSSLSSIKTKIQISDFSKGIYYLRIIKSDRINTGIVILN, encoded by the coding sequence ATGGTAGGTGGAGCAGGGTATTGCAATCTAACAGGAGATATAACAGACCCGGGAAATGGATCTACTGATTATTGGTTAATAAAATTATGTGGCGATATTACAAATATTATTGACTCTTTGTGTGAAAACACTTCCTATATTCTTCCTGATGGCAGCATTACATATGAACCCGGTGAATATACAGTAATATTGACAAATATTATGGGTTGTGATAGTGTAATTAACATAACTTTAAATACCCATCAGGTAGATCCCTCCATCTATATAGACGATGAAACGTTATTTGCATCAGACACTGGAGCACTAGAATATCACTGGATGGATTGTTCAAACAAAGAATTAATTGAAGGGGCTGATACCTATTTTTACAGCCCAACTTTTTCAGGCAGTTATGCATTAATAATTACCGATGCATATAACTGTGTAGACACCTCTGATTGTTATTCAATAATTGTGGATGATATTACCACTGGAAAATTGCCAAACAAATTGATAATTTATCCAAACCCTGCTAGTAATTATTTAATTATTGAAATAAATGATGAATTAATTAATGCAAAGGTTGAAATAATGAATATTGAAGGAAAATTGATATCTACCTCAAGCTTGTCGAGTATTAAAACTAAAATTCAGATTTCTGACTTTTCAAAGGGAATATATTATTTAAGAATTATAAAGAGTGATAGAATAAACACAGGTATTGTAATATTAAATTAG
- a CDS encoding CHAT domain-containing protein, translated as MGEFRTSKVTSQLKESALPYLLLIHGTTASLNNSFHKMVEFKQFGLWENLKNIYGDRILALEHQTLTKSPFENAIEVIKWLPKNVSLHIISTSRGGLVGEIIAKYCDIQKPGFLPEHRELMISDFGEKTIQKFETEISARQITIEKYIRIACPAAGTTLCSTRLDTYLNVLINGINMAFGGTTSPILTAFKKLLADVLACKARPDILPGLYAMNPNSQFIEALNHPQEEINGSLHVIAGNNKIAFKPKAIITIITKLFYLGKNDWIVDTKSMSRGLFRKQNIGYYYHEGSEVNHFSYFANQETQEATKNAINAPLNTIAPGFESFDRTLPKNAERGVIFGNLRPEEVSGKKPVIVFIPGILGSNISKNNDEIYLDLLKIALGKMMDLPVEASNVKATSLIGRFYTKFKKEFDNEYDVAVFPYDWRLNMKGEADKLNTYITKILTKAPGKTIKLVAHSMGGLVLREFIDNYKDSTWKQIITFADYKVLFLGSPLGGSYLIPEILVGKGGRLKQLANLDRFHTKEELLKVFSKYDGILSLLPIDTSVHDFTDNATWKKMKEHFISVNWPIPDDGTLKKFTAFHKKVKAFNNDIYNDKNFIYVAGKSDKTVNGFYYNVHSGNEDKLIFTGTPYGDGSVTWDTGIPKEIKENDRVYYTNVGHGDLANEPDIFDGLREILKQGKTNLLSKHPPISRGEKPVFDMPEELVEEITLENLENVMIGATKSEMENEDIYPPITIEMKCGDLRYATYPILVGHLRSDGIMSAEKVVDQYFNSLLSKRLATGNYPGNIGESKYFNNPNSKPLGALIVGMGKTEKLSGYQLEETVKQGVIEYLCSFNKKDVGTSNTLGISSLLLGCGYAGLSVETAIKAIISGVQKANETIRINGDKVWPTIDKIEFIEIYEDRALQALICLDLLKNTTRSKFIFEPKLQKLIGSRKRLNFENNVDWWQRITIQSDYVYNENGSRTSVFTFSSSMGTAREEVRRLFCSKEIIETLIKEISTKQNWDTELAKSIFELLIPNDFKMAVRNQQNLLLILDKTTAGYPWEMLQDISVQSSPLSTQVGMIRQLSTDEFRPGVNYTLANRALVIGNPDTGNYLPSLTGAAAEAEMVNNLLSKIGYETTSSLNDSSSTIIKKMFRSDYKIIHLAAHGLFNEENPDLSGMVIGNKVFLTTKEIEQLSSIPELVFINCCHLGNTSDVAEAASRSRYKLAANLGTQLIEMGVKVVVAAGWAINDVAAMEFTTDFYNGMLSGYNFGDAIRNARRNCYEKYPYSNTWGAYQCYGDQFYTLKKLSSEKKVDDKKYYVIEQVKLDLENLINKIGANYSEAQKQGYIQEFDFILNGAKSSNISLNQLTELVAIFYNRIGEEKTSLEYFSGYFEKNSNDFNLGSYVEYSRLKINYFLKSPDAIKEIKKVISKVESLNKIITSHALYNVLGSAYKTLASLHTGKARTELIQKAVINYVEGFKLGKSSSVDNTMYSISNAFMLNELLPKNAVELPDISELEWSYNNIKVFDNMLTFWDLMDEPRYWLCKFILQRQGHKFPNGNTKVTTDSVISSIQQVFISSGEETQKMNILMKFRVLFALYDNPKLKSLHGELEKILKGLETE; from the coding sequence ATGGGGGAATTTAGGACGAGTAAGGTTACTAGTCAGCTGAAGGAAAGTGCTTTGCCTTATTTATTATTGATTCACGGAACTACGGCGTCGTTAAATAATTCCTTTCACAAAATGGTGGAATTTAAACAGTTTGGTTTGTGGGAGAATTTAAAAAATATTTATGGTGATAGAATTTTAGCACTGGAGCATCAAACTTTAACAAAATCACCTTTTGAAAACGCGATTGAAGTAATTAAATGGTTGCCGAAAAATGTGAGTTTGCATATTATTTCTACCAGTCGCGGGGGATTAGTGGGAGAAATTATTGCAAAGTATTGTGACATCCAGAAACCAGGATTTCTGCCGGAACATCGCGAACTCATGATTTCGGATTTCGGGGAAAAAACAATTCAGAAATTTGAAACGGAGATCAGCGCAAGACAAATTACCATCGAAAAATATATTCGTATTGCTTGTCCGGCTGCCGGAACAACCTTGTGCAGCACGCGTTTGGATACTTACCTGAATGTGCTGATCAACGGAATTAATATGGCATTTGGCGGCACTACTTCTCCAATTCTTACGGCATTTAAAAAATTATTGGCTGATGTATTGGCCTGTAAGGCGCGTCCGGATATTTTGCCCGGATTATACGCGATGAATCCCAACTCGCAATTTATTGAAGCGCTCAATCATCCGCAGGAGGAAATAAATGGAAGTTTGCATGTGATTGCAGGAAATAATAAAATTGCTTTTAAACCGAAAGCAATTATTACCATCATCACAAAATTATTTTATCTCGGAAAAAATGATTGGATAGTTGATACAAAAAGTATGTCGCGGGGATTATTCCGCAAACAAAATATCGGATATTATTATCATGAAGGTTCAGAGGTAAATCATTTTTCCTATTTCGCAAATCAGGAAACGCAGGAGGCGACAAAAAATGCGATAAATGCTCCTCTTAATACCATCGCTCCGGGCTTCGAATCCTTCGACAGAACCTTGCCGAAAAATGCGGAACGCGGAGTTATTTTTGGTAATTTAAGACCGGAGGAAGTAAGTGGAAAAAAACCGGTAATTGTATTTATTCCGGGAATTTTAGGTTCTAATATTTCAAAAAATAATGATGAAATTTATTTGGATCTGCTAAAAATTGCGCTCGGAAAAATGATGGATCTTCCCGTGGAAGCATCCAATGTGAAGGCAACTTCTCTTATCGGTAGATTTTATACAAAATTTAAAAAGGAATTTGATAATGAATATGATGTTGCCGTATTTCCCTACGATTGGCGATTAAATATGAAGGGAGAAGCCGATAAATTAAATACCTATATCACAAAGATCTTAACAAAAGCACCCGGTAAAACAATTAAACTTGTTGCACACAGTATGGGCGGATTGGTGTTGCGCGAATTTATTGATAATTATAAAGATTCCACCTGGAAACAAATAATAACATTTGCTGACTATAAAGTTTTATTTTTAGGTTCTCCGTTGGGTGGTTCCTATTTAATTCCGGAAATACTTGTTGGAAAAGGCGGACGATTAAAACAACTCGCGAATCTGGATCGTTTTCACACGAAAGAAGAATTATTAAAAGTATTCAGTAAATACGATGGTATTTTAAGTCTGCTCCCTATTGATACTTCCGTACATGATTTTACGGATAATGCCACATGGAAGAAAATGAAAGAACATTTTATTTCCGTTAACTGGCCGATACCGGATGATGGTACCTTGAAAAAATTTACCGCTTTTCACAAAAAGGTAAAGGCATTTAATAATGATATTTATAATGATAAAAATTTTATTTATGTCGCAGGTAAAAGTGACAAGACCGTAAACGGATTTTATTATAATGTTCACTCTGGAAACGAGGATAAATTAATATTTACAGGAACTCCATATGGTGATGGATCTGTGACCTGGGATACCGGAATACCCAAAGAAATAAAAGAAAATGATCGTGTTTATTACACCAATGTCGGTCACGGAGATCTTGCAAACGAACCGGATATTTTTGATGGTTTAAGAGAGATATTAAAACAGGGAAAAACAAATCTCCTGAGTAAACATCCGCCAATTTCCCGCGGAGAAAAACCGGTATTTGATATGCCGGAAGAATTAGTGGAAGAAATTACACTGGAGAATCTGGAAAATGTAATGATAGGTGCCACAAAATCCGAAATGGAGAATGAAGATATTTATCCTCCAATTACCATAGAAATGAAATGTGGTGATCTGCGATATGCAACCTATCCTATTCTTGTTGGCCATTTGCGCAGCGACGGAATTATGAGTGCGGAAAAAGTGGTGGATCAATATTTTAATAGTTTATTAAGTAAAAGATTGGCCACCGGAAATTATCCCGGAAATATCGGCGAGAGTAAATATTTTAATAATCCCAATAGCAAACCTTTAGGTGCACTGATAGTTGGTATGGGCAAAACCGAAAAACTTTCAGGATATCAATTAGAAGAAACCGTTAAACAAGGTGTGATAGAATATTTATGTTCATTTAATAAAAAAGATGTAGGAACTTCTAATACACTCGGAATTAGTTCATTGCTTTTAGGTTGTGGTTATGCTGGCTTGAGTGTGGAGACAGCAATTAAGGCAATTATTTCCGGAGTGCAGAAAGCAAATGAAACTATTCGCATAAATGGAGATAAAGTTTGGCCGACAATTGATAAAATTGAATTTATTGAAATATATGAGGACAGGGCATTACAAGCATTAATATGTCTTGATCTGTTAAAAAATACTACGAGATCAAAATTCATTTTTGAACCTAAATTGCAAAAACTGATCGGCAGCAGAAAACGATTGAATTTTGAAAATAATGTTGATTGGTGGCAGCGTATTACCATTCAAAGTGATTATGTATACAATGAAAATGGTTCACGCACGAGTGTATTTACCTTCAGTTCATCTATGGGAACTGCACGTGAGGAAGTGAGAAGATTATTCTGCAGTAAAGAAATTATTGAAACATTAATTAAAGAAATTTCCACCAAACAAAATTGGGACACGGAATTAGCTAAATCCATTTTCGAATTATTAATTCCGAATGATTTTAAAATGGCTGTGCGCAATCAGCAAAATTTATTATTGATACTGGATAAAACCACTGCCGGCTATCCATGGGAGATGTTGCAGGATATTTCCGTGCAATCATCACCACTTTCAACACAGGTTGGAATGATTCGTCAGTTATCTACGGATGAGTTTCGTCCGGGTGTAAATTATACCTTGGCAAATCGAGCATTGGTAATTGGTAATCCTGATACCGGAAATTATTTACCATCCTTAACAGGTGCAGCGGCAGAAGCGGAAATGGTAAATAATTTATTATCTAAGATCGGATATGAAACTACTTCTAGTTTAAATGATAGCTCAAGCACCATCATTAAAAAAATGTTCCGTTCCGATTATAAAATTATACATCTGGCGGCACATGGATTATTTAATGAAGAAAATCCCGATCTGTCGGGAATGGTAATTGGAAATAAAGTATTTCTCACCACAAAAGAAATAGAGCAATTAAGCAGTATTCCCGAACTCGTATTTATAAATTGTTGTCACCTGGGAAATACTAGTGATGTTGCAGAAGCTGCTTCGCGATCCAGATATAAACTCGCTGCAAATTTGGGCACTCAATTAATTGAAATGGGTGTAAAAGTGGTTGTCGCTGCCGGTTGGGCAATAAACGATGTGGCCGCAATGGAATTCACCACCGATTTTTATAACGGAATGTTATCAGGATATAATTTCGGTGATGCCATAAGAAATGCAAGACGCAATTGTTACGAAAAATATCCTTACAGCAACACCTGGGGAGCCTATCAATGTTATGGCGATCAATTTTATACGCTGAAAAAATTAAGTTCGGAAAAAAAGGTTGATGATAAAAAATATTATGTAATAGAACAAGTTAAATTGGATCTGGAGAATTTAATTAATAAAATAGGTGCCAATTATTCCGAAGCTCAGAAACAAGGTTACATACAAGAGTTTGATTTTATACTCAATGGAGCAAAATCCTCCAACATCTCCCTAAATCAACTCACTGAATTGGTTGCAATTTTCTACAACCGAATCGGAGAAGAAAAAACCAGTCTCGAATACTTTTCCGGATATTTTGAAAAAAACAGCAACGATTTTAATTTAGGTTCTTATGTGGAATATTCGAGATTAAAAATTAATTATTTTCTAAAATCACCTGATGCAATAAAAGAGATTAAAAAAGTAATTAGTAAAGTAGAAAGTCTTAATAAAATTATTACTTCACATGCACTTTATAATGTATTAGGATCTGCCTATAAAACTTTAGCATCATTACACACAGGCAAAGCACGCACCGAATTAATTCAAAAAGCAGTTATTAATTATGTGGAAGGATTTAAATTAGGTAAATCATCCTCTGTCGACAATACCATGTATTCCATCAGCAATGCATTTATGTTAAACGAATTATTACCAAAAAATGCTGTGGAGTTACCCGATATTTCCGAATTGGAATGGTCGTATAATAATATCAAGGTATTCGACAATATGTTAACCTTCTGGGATCTTATGGACGAGCCGAGGTATTGGTTGTGTAAATTCATCCTGCAACGTCAGGGCCACAAATTCCCCAACGGCAACACCAAAGTCACCACCGACAGTGTGATATCTTCCATCCAACAAGTATTCATTTCCTCCGGCGAAGAAACCCAAAAAATGAATATTCTCATGAAGTTTCGTGTTTTATTTGCCCTTTACGACAATCCGAAGTTGAAGTCGTTGCATGGAGAGTTGGAAAAGATTTTGAAGGGGTTGGAGACGGAGTAG
- a CDS encoding endonuclease/exonuclease/phosphatase family protein, which yields MKIYFLCFVFVVNSIYGFSSVSIISWNLKDLGDTKSNTELEIISKTIKGYDIAVIQEVVSGDGGAQTIAKLHYKLNQTGSKWDYSISDPTSSSAYKSERYAFFWKTSKVSRVGNSWLEKKYHLEIDREPFFTTFKAEGKVFTLVNFHAITKASQPETEVKYFKFLPEEYPDLNLIFCGDFNLPQSHTVFNPLKSQGYKPVLIGQKTSLKITCIEDDCLASEYDNIFYKATKVKFIKSGVILFYKNLKTFEEARLISDHVPVYFEFSLN from the coding sequence ATGAAAATATATTTTTTATGTTTTGTATTCGTTGTTAATTCAATTTATGGTTTTTCGTCAGTCTCAATAATAAGTTGGAATTTAAAAGATTTAGGTGATACTAAAAGCAACACTGAACTTGAAATTATCTCAAAAACAATCAAAGGTTATGATATTGCAGTCATTCAAGAGGTTGTTTCCGGCGATGGCGGAGCCCAAACCATTGCAAAACTACATTACAAATTAAACCAAACCGGAAGCAAATGGGATTATTCAATCAGTGATCCAACCTCCAGTAGTGCCTATAAATCTGAACGCTATGCCTTTTTCTGGAAAACTAGCAAAGTTTCACGAGTTGGCAATTCCTGGTTGGAAAAGAAATATCATTTGGAAATTGACCGGGAACCATTTTTTACCACCTTTAAAGCAGAAGGTAAAGTATTCACGCTTGTAAATTTTCATGCTATAACAAAGGCGAGCCAGCCGGAAACAGAGGTGAAATATTTTAAATTTTTACCGGAAGAGTATCCAGATTTGAATCTAATTTTTTGTGGAGATTTTAATTTGCCACAATCGCATACTGTCTTTAACCCCTTGAAATCGCAAGGATACAAACCGGTATTAATAGGCCAAAAAACATCTTTAAAAATTACATGCATAGAAGACGATTGTTTAGCTTCTGAGTACGACAATATATTTTATAAGGCTACCAAAGTTAAATTTATAAAATCCGGTGTAATTTTATTTTATAAAAATCTAAAAACATTTGAAGAGGCAAGATTAATTTCGGATCATGTACCGGTTTATTTTGAATTTTCTTTAAATTAA